A window of Selenomonas ruminantium subsp. lactilytica TAM6421 contains these coding sequences:
- a CDS encoding pseudouridine synthase, with the protein MAERLQKIIAQAGIASRRAAEGLILAGRVTVDGKVIMELGGKYESSQRICVDGKPLTLAEEKVYFLLNKPKGYLSTAKDERGRRTVLDLLPEVKQRVYPLGRLDNNTEGLLLISNDGQLMNGLLHPRYKVNKTYVARVAPVPAENALDKLRQGIRLEDGLTAPAVVRLLDTVEDEAKVEITIHEGRNRQVRRMFAAIGCDVRALKRIRFAKLNLAGVKRGHYRPLTDAEVAELYHIAGIEQA; encoded by the coding sequence ATGGCAGAACGCTTGCAAAAAATCATTGCCCAAGCAGGCATTGCCTCCCGGCGGGCGGCGGAAGGGCTGATATTGGCCGGCCGGGTTACCGTTGACGGAAAGGTTATCATGGAACTAGGCGGTAAATATGAGAGCAGCCAGCGCATCTGCGTGGATGGCAAACCTCTGACTCTGGCGGAAGAAAAGGTCTATTTCCTTTTGAACAAGCCCAAAGGGTATCTGTCCACGGCCAAGGATGAGCGGGGACGGCGCACGGTGCTGGATCTGCTGCCGGAAGTCAAACAGCGGGTTTATCCTCTGGGACGGTTGGACAACAATACGGAGGGCCTGCTGCTGATTTCCAATGACGGCCAGCTGATGAATGGCCTGTTGCACCCCCGCTATAAGGTCAACAAGACTTATGTGGCCAGGGTTGCACCTGTGCCTGCAGAAAATGCCTTGGACAAATTGCGCCAGGGCATCCGGCTGGAAGACGGTCTGACGGCTCCTGCTGTCGTGAGGTTATTGGACACGGTAGAGGACGAGGCCAAGGTGGAAATCACCATTCACGAGGGCCGCAACCGGCAGGTGCGCCGGATGTTTGCGGCTATCGGCTGTGATGTGCGGGCGCTGAAGCGCATCCGCTTTGCCAAGCTGAATTTGGCAGGCGTCAAGCGCGGTCATTACCGGCCCTTGACCGATGCCGAGGTAGCAGAACTCTATCATATAGCAGGAATAGAACAAGCATGA
- a CDS encoding D-alanyl-D-alanine carboxypeptidase family protein — protein MRRAIACRVAAALLLGATSFTMFDLPLASPAYAELQDKVYVQPERPEIPGLVVSPADPLQKLTARSAIVMDAVTGQVLYERDIDARRYPASTTKMMTLIVALEHGKLDDMVTVSKNAEGVEGSTLWLVQGDRIPLGELLEGMIMHSGNDATVAVAEHIAGSVPAFVEMMNEKAAEIGAYNTHFANPNGLPDDNHYTTAFDLAKIAAYGYSLPNFERIVSQQEVLYDWVKDPAKKLRNENQMLWLYRGANGVKTGYTEAAGRCLVSAARRDGMQLVAVVLDSYYMWNDSIALLDYGFQNVHAKSLVKKGEVVTKIKVADGRQDEIELIADESLVAAEKTGETGKVEKKLEVPEEVVAPIKKGDVVGKVVCYYNGKRQGAINLLAAQDVAYYSFWDNLLNWLRDFWKGLF, from the coding sequence TTGAGACGAGCTATTGCTTGCCGCGTGGCAGCCGCTTTGTTGTTAGGCGCCACAAGCTTTACGATGTTTGATTTGCCCCTTGCTTCCCCTGCTTATGCAGAGTTGCAGGATAAGGTCTATGTGCAGCCGGAGCGGCCGGAGATTCCGGGGCTGGTGGTCAGTCCCGCCGATCCCCTGCAGAAGCTTACGGCCCGGTCGGCAATCGTGATGGATGCGGTGACGGGACAGGTGCTCTATGAGCGGGATATCGATGCCCGCCGCTATCCCGCCAGCACCACCAAGATGATGACGCTGATTGTGGCATTGGAACATGGCAAATTGGACGATATGGTCACGGTCAGCAAGAATGCTGAAGGGGTGGAAGGATCTACCTTGTGGCTGGTGCAGGGGGATAGGATTCCCCTGGGGGAACTCCTGGAAGGCATGATTATGCACTCCGGCAATGATGCCACCGTGGCTGTTGCCGAGCATATCGCCGGCTCCGTGCCCGCCTTTGTGGAAATGATGAATGAAAAGGCGGCGGAAATCGGCGCCTATAATACCCATTTTGCTAATCCAAATGGCCTGCCGGACGATAACCACTACACCACGGCTTTTGATCTGGCTAAGATTGCGGCCTATGGTTACAGCCTGCCTAACTTTGAACGGATTGTCAGCCAGCAGGAAGTCCTCTATGACTGGGTGAAAGATCCCGCCAAGAAACTGCGCAATGAAAATCAGATGCTCTGGCTCTATCGGGGCGCTAACGGTGTCAAGACCGGTTATACGGAAGCGGCTGGCCGCTGTCTGGTTTCCGCTGCCCGCCGTGATGGCATGCAATTGGTGGCCGTGGTGCTGGACAGCTATTATATGTGGAATGACTCCATTGCCCTGCTGGATTACGGCTTCCAGAATGTTCACGCTAAGTCCTTGGTGAAAAAGGGAGAAGTGGTGACCAAGATAAAAGTAGCCGATGGCCGTCAGGATGAGATTGAACTCATTGCGGACGAATCCTTGGTAGCTGCGGAAAAGACCGGGGAGACCGGCAAGGTGGAGAAGAAACTGGAAGTTCCCGAGGAGGTCGTTGCCCCGATAAAGAAGGGGGATGTAGTGGGCAAGGTGGTCTGCTATTATAACGGCAAGCGTCAGGGAGCTATCAATTTGCTGGCAGCCCAGGATGTAGCCTATTATTCCTTCTGGGACAATTTGCTGAACTGGCTGCGTGATTTCTGGAAAGGACTGTTCTGA
- a CDS encoding DNA polymerase III subunit alpha yields the protein MEAVKTIDFAHLHVHTEFSLLDGAARIKDLVSRAKELGMKHLAITDHGVMYGTIDFYKECKKQGIKPIIGCEVYLAPGNRRERQEVNGTKYYHLILLAENQTGYKNLVKLVSLANIEGMYYKPRVDKELLRQYHEGIICLSACIAGDVPRALIQNNKDKADRLVQEYIDIFGKENYFLEIQNHGLPEERMANEGLIELAEKYGLGLVATNDSHYVRREDSEFHDILLCIQMSKTVDDPDRMRFNSDDYYLKSPEEMAALFPDHPEALSNTARIAERCQVDFEFGHIQLPYYPIPEAYKDDEAYLRALCEQALPSRYAEVTEAIRERLDYELVIIHRMGYDSYFLIVWDFINHSREQGISVGPGRGSAAGSIVAYLLGITNLDPLKYDLLFERFLNPERVTMPDIDIDFCYIRREEVIDYVKERYGYDHVAQIVTFGTMAAKGAVRDVGRALGMTYAQVDAIAKLIPNELKMTLDKALKASTEFRNLYESSEEAHRLIDFARKVEGLPRHSSTHAAGVVIAKHPLTDYLPVSVSEGTLVTEFDKDHVEELGLLKMDFLGLRTLTVISDTLDNIKASRGETVDINKIPLEDELTAKMLCDGRTGAVFQMESAGMTNLVKNLAPRNFADLIPTVALYRPGPLGSGMVDDFIGGRHGRKEVTYMHPLLEPILKETFGVVLYQEQVMQIVQVLAGFSLGQADLLRRAMGKKKHEILMAQKENFLKGCAGNGIDAELANTIFDLLTHFADYGFNKSHSAAYALVAWQTAYLKAHYPAEFMAAMLTSVMDNSTKVPVYIELAHRMGLKILPPDINASDIMFGVDKGDIRFGLAAVRNVGENAIKVIMAARKQDGPFESLLDFCTRLDMTTVNKRVIESLIKCGAFDSLGAKRSQLLAVLDKVVGEAQRRQRDFAHGQLGLFGDVMEDTAMDMKLPDMDEAPVLTRLAWEKENTGFYITGHPLDQYQDKIGHLPRLETLQDSGVKDKQTLRVAGLVSECKRITTKKGETMCFVTLEDYTEQMEVTVFPRLFYQSMNALVPDTPVVIQGKADLKDDTVKILADKIWSMDEYKPEYYLMPKAGDEQAIAAIKKVMAAHPGENAVYIYQGRWQKLGPECALDNTEETLAELVKVLGAQGVKKR from the coding sequence ATGGAAGCAGTCAAGACGATAGATTTTGCTCATCTCCATGTGCACACGGAATTTAGTCTGCTCGATGGCGCCGCCCGCATCAAGGATCTGGTGAGCCGGGCCAAGGAATTGGGCATGAAGCACTTGGCCATCACGGACCATGGCGTGATGTATGGCACCATTGACTTTTACAAGGAGTGCAAGAAGCAGGGCATCAAGCCGATTATCGGCTGTGAGGTCTATCTGGCGCCGGGTAACCGCCGGGAGCGGCAGGAGGTCAACGGCACGAAGTATTACCATCTGATTCTGCTGGCCGAGAATCAGACGGGCTATAAGAATCTCGTGAAGCTGGTGTCTTTGGCCAATATCGAGGGCATGTACTATAAGCCCCGGGTGGATAAGGAACTCTTGCGGCAGTACCATGAAGGGATTATCTGTCTGTCGGCCTGTATTGCCGGCGATGTGCCCCGGGCTCTGATCCAGAACAACAAGGACAAGGCTGACCGGTTGGTGCAGGAGTATATCGACATCTTTGGCAAGGAGAATTATTTCCTGGAAATCCAGAATCATGGCCTGCCCGAGGAACGCATGGCCAATGAAGGCCTGATTGAGCTGGCGGAAAAGTATGGACTGGGACTGGTTGCCACCAACGACAGCCATTATGTGCGGCGGGAGGACAGTGAGTTCCACGATATCCTCCTGTGCATTCAGATGAGCAAGACCGTGGACGATCCGGACCGCATGCGCTTCAACAGCGATGATTATTATTTGAAATCCCCGGAGGAAATGGCGGCCCTGTTCCCGGATCACCCGGAAGCCCTGAGCAATACGGCCAGGATTGCCGAGCGCTGTCAGGTGGATTTTGAGTTCGGCCATATCCAGTTGCCGTATTATCCGATTCCGGAAGCGTATAAAGACGATGAAGCTTATTTGCGGGCGCTCTGTGAGCAGGCGCTGCCCTCCCGCTATGCGGAAGTCACAGAGGCAATACGGGAGCGCCTGGATTACGAGCTGGTCATTATCCATCGCATGGGCTATGACAGCTATTTTTTGATTGTTTGGGACTTTATCAATCATTCCCGGGAACAGGGGATTTCCGTTGGCCCGGGGCGCGGTTCGGCGGCAGGCAGTATCGTGGCGTATCTGCTGGGCATCACCAATCTCGATCCGCTCAAATACGATTTGCTCTTCGAGCGTTTCCTGAATCCGGAACGCGTGACCATGCCGGATATCGATATCGACTTCTGCTATATCCGCCGGGAAGAGGTTATTGACTATGTAAAGGAACGCTATGGCTACGACCATGTGGCTCAGATTGTAACCTTCGGCACCATGGCGGCGAAAGGTGCCGTGCGGGATGTGGGCCGGGCGTTGGGCATGACTTATGCCCAGGTGGATGCCATTGCCAAGCTGATCCCCAATGAACTCAAGATGACCTTGGACAAGGCCTTGAAGGCTTCCACGGAATTCCGCAATCTCTATGAATCCTCGGAAGAAGCCCATCGCCTGATTGATTTTGCCCGCAAGGTGGAGGGGCTGCCCCGTCATTCCTCCACCCATGCCGCAGGCGTGGTTATCGCCAAGCATCCGCTGACGGATTATCTGCCGGTTTCTGTTTCGGAAGGCACGCTGGTCACGGAATTTGACAAGGACCATGTGGAAGAACTAGGGCTCTTGAAGATGGACTTTTTGGGCCTGCGTACCTTGACGGTTATCAGCGATACGTTGGACAATATCAAGGCTTCCCGCGGGGAGACGGTGGATATCAACAAGATTCCGCTGGAGGACGAACTCACGGCCAAAATGCTCTGCGATGGGCGTACGGGGGCTGTGTTCCAGATGGAATCTGCTGGTATGACCAATCTGGTGAAAAATCTGGCGCCCCGGAATTTTGCCGATCTGATCCCCACGGTAGCCCTCTATCGTCCGGGGCCATTGGGCAGCGGCATGGTGGATGATTTCATCGGTGGCCGTCACGGGCGCAAGGAAGTCACCTATATGCATCCGCTGTTGGAACCTATTCTCAAGGAAACATTCGGCGTGGTGCTCTATCAGGAGCAGGTCATGCAGATTGTGCAGGTGCTGGCGGGGTTCTCCTTGGGACAGGCAGACCTTTTGCGCCGTGCCATGGGCAAGAAGAAGCATGAAATCCTGATGGCCCAGAAGGAAAACTTCCTGAAAGGCTGTGCGGGCAATGGCATCGATGCGGAGCTGGCCAATACCATCTTTGATTTGCTGACGCATTTTGCCGACTATGGCTTCAATAAGTCCCATAGTGCGGCTTACGCCTTGGTTGCCTGGCAGACTGCGTACTTAAAAGCCCATTATCCTGCCGAATTTATGGCGGCCATGCTCACGAGCGTCATGGATAACAGCACGAAGGTGCCGGTTTATATCGAATTGGCACATCGCATGGGGCTTAAGATCCTGCCGCCGGACATCAATGCCAGCGACATCATGTTCGGCGTGGATAAGGGGGATATCCGCTTTGGCCTGGCAGCCGTGCGCAACGTGGGCGAGAATGCCATCAAGGTCATTATGGCCGCCCGGAAGCAGGATGGTCCTTTTGAATCCTTGTTGGATTTCTGTACGCGCTTGGATATGACCACGGTCAACAAGCGCGTGATTGAAAGCCTGATCAAATGTGGTGCGTTCGATTCGTTGGGGGCTAAGCGCAGCCAGCTGTTGGCGGTGCTGGACAAAGTGGTAGGCGAAGCCCAGCGGCGGCAACGGGATTTTGCCCATGGGCAGTTAGGACTTTTTGGCGATGTCATGGAGGATACCGCCATGGATATGAAGCTGCCGGATATGGACGAAGCACCTGTGCTTACCCGGCTGGCCTGGGAGAAGGAAAACACGGGCTTCTATATCACGGGTCATCCCCTGGATCAGTATCAGGACAAGATTGGTCATCTGCCCCGGCTGGAAACCCTGCAGGACAGCGGCGTCAAGGACAAACAGACGTTGCGGGTGGCAGGGCTGGTCAGCGAGTGCAAGCGCATCACCACGAAAAAAGGGGAAACCATGTGCTTTGTGACATTGGAAGATTATACGGAGCAGATGGAGGTCACGGTTTTCCCGCGGCTGTTCTATCAGTCCATGAATGCGCTGGTGCCGGATACGCCGGTGGTCATCCAAGGCAAGGCTGACTTGAAGGATGATACGGTTAAGATATTGGCCGATAAGATCTGGTCGATGGATGAGTATAAACCGGAATACTATTTGATGCCCAAGGCTGGTGATGAACAGGCTATTGCAGCGATAAAAAAGGTGATGGCGGCACATCCAGGGGAAAATGCGGTTTATATCTATCAGGGGCGCTGGCAGAAACTGGGCCCGGAATGCGCCTTGGACAACACGGAAGAAACCTTGGCAGAATTGGTCAAGGTGTTGGGAGCGCAGGGGGTCAAAAAGCGCTGA
- a CDS encoding DUF6033 family protein, with translation MPVKVGGSYVSEAAYSFAKARATDKKEDSDVMKSLAEKFPNLKFSVGTAPFAGTGTNNVSISSKILKQIEQDPEKRMEYEALIYDIAHTDVTGGNMSGRKVKSHGFIIEDDGGLRSWGISEYDDGNRRQQSHLKRSDKKNWWQDMLGKPREKKKKFANTNELTKYLQENFSMVKAGMAKISGKYLQKCLTDEESRLKLFDNLRVAEDVYNNRKDEVGFQGMQVTIDEDGEMSMTSSKTTVSLNENKRRRQIAAAATQGDMQSVVALLEQDLQQLEDGLRLNQCDAAEVEKAKKLLEQAKERMGRLPDRAATPAEQNAMTVNMLI, from the coding sequence ATGCCAGTGAAGGTAGGTGGCAGTTATGTATCCGAGGCGGCTTACAGCTTCGCCAAAGCCCGGGCCACGGATAAAAAAGAAGACTCTGATGTTATGAAAAGTCTAGCAGAAAAATTTCCCAATCTCAAGTTCAGCGTGGGCACGGCACCCTTTGCGGGAACCGGCACCAACAACGTGTCTATTTCATCCAAAATCCTTAAACAGATTGAGCAGGATCCGGAGAAGCGCATGGAGTACGAAGCCCTGATTTACGATATTGCCCACACCGATGTGACGGGCGGCAATATGTCGGGGCGCAAAGTGAAATCCCATGGCTTTATTATCGAGGATGATGGTGGCCTGAGAAGCTGGGGCATATCCGAGTATGATGACGGCAATCGGCGCCAGCAGTCCCATCTCAAACGCTCCGACAAAAAGAACTGGTGGCAGGATATGCTGGGCAAGCCTAGGGAGAAGAAGAAAAAATTTGCCAATACCAACGAACTCACCAAATACCTGCAGGAGAATTTCAGCATGGTCAAGGCCGGCATGGCAAAGATTTCCGGTAAGTATCTGCAGAAGTGCCTGACGGACGAGGAAAGCCGGTTGAAGCTCTTCGACAACCTGCGGGTGGCAGAGGATGTTTATAACAACCGCAAGGATGAAGTGGGCTTTCAGGGAATGCAGGTCACCATTGATGAAGATGGGGAAATGAGCATGACTTCTTCCAAGACCACGGTGTCTCTTAACGAGAATAAGCGCCGCCGGCAGATTGCAGCTGCTGCTACCCAAGGGGATATGCAGTCCGTTGTGGCTCTGCTGGAACAGGATCTGCAACAATTGGAGGACGGCCTGCGGCTGAATCAATGCGATGCTGCGGAAGTGGAAAAAGCCAAAAAGCTCCTGGAACAGGCAAAGGAACGCATGGGCAGGCTGCCGGACAGAGCGGCCACTCCTGCCGAACAGAATGCCATGACGGTAAATATGTTGATTTAA
- a CDS encoding LytR/AlgR family response regulator transcription factor — MTTSKGDFREQAARSIIIFVTGYREYMAKAFDVQAFHYLLKPIDKEKFAQVLEKACREAAHIQKQKKEYILLKVNDGRDSSWERRKVWLADVLYCQRAEKKGISFAASFHYPAEAPFDI; from the coding sequence GTGACTACTTCAAAAGGGGACTTCCGGGAACAGGCGGCCCGAAGCATCATCATCTTTGTGACGGGCTATCGGGAATACATGGCCAAGGCCTTTGATGTACAGGCGTTCCATTATCTCTTGAAGCCCATCGATAAGGAAAAGTTTGCCCAGGTCTTGGAAAAGGCCTGCCGGGAAGCTGCTCATATCCAGAAGCAAAAAAAGGAATACATCCTGCTGAAGGTCAACGACGGGCGGGATTCCTCCTGGGAGCGGCGGAAGGTCTGGCTTGCGGACGTACTTTATTGCCAACGGGCCGAGAAGAAGGGCATCAGTTTTGCGGCCAGCTTCCATTATCCGGCAGAGGCACCCTTTGATATTTGA
- the hydE gene encoding [FeFe] hydrogenase H-cluster radical SAM maturase HydE has protein sequence MQNLIDKLERNNDLTDEEFIVLLTADSPELDACLAAHARKVREKYYGKDVYIRGLIEFTNHCRNNCYYCGIRRDNPNAQRYRLTMEEILTCCETGQQLGFRTFVLQGGEDAYFTDERLAELIRAIKKRCPDCAVTLSIGEREKDSYAKLFAAGAERFLLRHETADKVHYESLHPAEMSFDHRMKCLQDLRDIGYQVGCGMMVGSPGQTSAQLLQDMRFLQKFQPEMVGIGPFIPQHDTPLAEYPAGTAKLTVRLLSIIRLLLPQVLLPATTALGTIDTQGREKGLLAGANVLMPNLSPTAVRQKYALYDNKICMGEEAAECVNCLAKRVASTGYKIVSNRGDHPAFASKKNL, from the coding sequence ATGCAGAACTTAATCGACAAACTGGAACGCAATAATGATTTAACAGATGAAGAATTCATCGTCCTGCTTACGGCAGATTCCCCGGAACTTGACGCCTGCCTCGCTGCCCATGCCCGCAAGGTGCGGGAAAAATATTACGGTAAGGACGTCTATATCCGCGGACTGATTGAGTTTACCAATCACTGCCGCAACAACTGCTATTACTGCGGCATCCGGCGGGACAATCCTAACGCCCAGCGATACCGGCTGACCATGGAAGAAATCCTTACCTGCTGCGAAACAGGCCAGCAGCTGGGTTTTCGCACCTTTGTCCTGCAAGGCGGCGAGGATGCTTACTTTACGGACGAACGGCTGGCAGAACTCATCCGCGCCATAAAAAAACGCTGCCCCGATTGCGCCGTAACGCTGTCCATCGGGGAGCGTGAAAAAGATAGCTATGCAAAACTGTTTGCCGCCGGGGCCGAACGCTTCCTGCTGCGCCATGAAACGGCAGACAAGGTCCATTATGAGAGCCTGCACCCGGCAGAAATGTCCTTTGACCACCGGATGAAATGCCTGCAGGATCTGCGGGATATCGGCTATCAGGTTGGCTGCGGCATGATGGTGGGTTCGCCGGGCCAGACCAGCGCCCAACTTTTGCAGGATATGCGTTTCCTGCAGAAGTTCCAGCCGGAAATGGTGGGCATTGGCCCCTTTATCCCCCAGCATGATACACCTCTGGCGGAATATCCGGCAGGAACGGCCAAACTTACGGTGCGGCTGCTTTCCATCATCCGCCTGCTGCTACCCCAGGTCCTGCTGCCTGCCACCACCGCCTTGGGCACCATTGACACCCAAGGCCGGGAAAAAGGCCTGCTGGCCGGCGCCAATGTGCTGATGCCAAACCTATCCCCCACTGCCGTCCGTCAGAAATACGCCCTCTACGACAACAAGATCTGCATGGGAGAAGAAGCCGCCGAATGCGTCAACTGCCTGGCTAAGCGGGTAGCATCCACCGGTTACAAAATCGTCAGTAATCGCGGTGACCATCCAGCATTTGCATCGAAGAAAAACTTGTGA
- a CDS encoding type II toxin-antitoxin system RelE/ParE family toxin, with the protein MYTVEFYETSAGESDVWDFLEELRLKSVTNKDARIQYNQMVFYIDLLSKNGTRMPDKITKNINEDIWELRPGNNRVFYFYYRDNTFVLLHHFRKKSMKTPSQEIERAKRERDDYKKRKDADKK; encoded by the coding sequence ATGTACACCGTTGAGTTTTATGAAACTTCCGCTGGTGAATCTGACGTTTGGGATTTCTTAGAAGAACTTCGCCTAAAGTCAGTCACCAACAAAGATGCCAGAATACAGTATAATCAAATGGTATTCTATATTGACCTTTTATCCAAAAATGGAACGCGAATGCCGGATAAAATAACCAAGAATATCAATGAAGATATATGGGAATTACGTCCTGGGAACAATCGCGTGTTTTATTTCTATTATCGTGATAATACTTTTGTTTTACTTCACCATTTTCGCAAAAAAAGTATGAAAACGCCCTCACAAGAAATAGAACGTGCTAAAAGAGAACGTGATGATTATAAAAAGAGAAAGGACGCTGATAAGAAATGA
- a CDS encoding helix-turn-helix domain-containing protein yields the protein MRTWNDYKDHVKAIDPVAKKDIENIEELTTIVSSLIAKRTELGISQRELAAECGLPQSSVARIESFKTTPKFDTLLKIMRPLGLKLQIVPSN from the coding sequence ATGAGAACTTGGAATGATTATAAAGACCATGTTAAAGCCATTGACCCTGTTGCGAAAAAAGATATCGAAAACATCGAGGAGCTGACCACCATTGTTTCTTCTTTAATTGCCAAAAGGACTGAACTTGGTATAAGTCAGCGTGAACTAGCCGCCGAATGCGGACTCCCCCAATCCTCCGTAGCAAGAATAGAATCCTTTAAAACTACGCCAAAATTCGATACATTATTAAAAATTATGCGTCCATTAGGTTTGAAATTACAAATTGTACCTAGCAACTAA
- a CDS encoding type I restriction endonuclease — protein MDFIDKIKQFSARINTMKDNISTEEATKTSMIMPFFQILGYDVFNPLEFVPEYTADFGIKKGEKVDYAIMGEDNQPLILIEAKWCGEPLDKHSSQLFRYFSTTPAKFGILTNGIIYRFYTDLDESNKMDDRPFLEFDILNIKEPLIPELKKFQKQAFDIEAITNSASELKYSSQIRQIFNEQLANPDDVFVKYILSKVYDGLKTQKVIDSFRPIVKKAFAQFVNEMINDRLKTALKTEGEKQIEDEQTDESISNELIEKSKIITTKEEVESFFIIKTLLHSSLEGHEITYKDTETYFSILIDNNTRKWICRLYLSEKRKFFVTPDKEKYQLDSIDGLYNYKDQLIKIAARYIKVNEESN, from the coding sequence ATGGATTTCATTGATAAAATTAAACAGTTTTCAGCTAGAATTAACACCATGAAAGATAATATCTCAACAGAAGAAGCAACAAAAACTTCTATGATTATGCCGTTTTTTCAAATTTTAGGATATGATGTATTTAATCCCTTGGAATTTGTTCCTGAATATACCGCAGATTTTGGCATTAAGAAAGGTGAAAAAGTTGATTATGCAATTATGGGGGAGGATAACCAACCATTAATATTAATTGAAGCGAAATGGTGTGGTGAACCTCTTGATAAACATTCCTCACAACTTTTTAGATATTTTTCTACAACACCGGCGAAATTTGGTATTCTAACCAACGGTATAATTTATCGTTTTTATACTGATCTTGATGAAAGTAATAAAATGGATGATAGACCGTTCCTTGAATTTGATATATTAAATATAAAGGAACCATTGATCCCAGAATTGAAAAAATTTCAAAAACAAGCTTTTGATATTGAGGCTATTACAAATTCTGCATCCGAATTAAAATATAGCAGTCAAATTCGGCAAATATTTAACGAGCAGCTAGCTAATCCAGATGATGTGTTTGTCAAATATATTTTGTCAAAAGTTTATGATGGCTTAAAAACTCAGAAAGTCATAGATTCATTTCGTCCTATAGTTAAGAAGGCATTTGCACAATTTGTTAATGAAATGATAAATGATCGCTTGAAAACTGCTCTAAAGACAGAAGGTGAAAAACAAATAGAGGATGAGCAAACAGATGAATCCATATCTAATGAACTTATTGAAAAGTCTAAAATTATAACTACGAAGGAAGAAGTTGAGAGCTTTTTCATAATAAAAACGCTTCTACATTCGTCATTGGAAGGGCATGAAATCACCTATAAAGATACGGAAACCTATTTTAGCATATTAATTGACAATAATACGAGAAAATGGATATGTAGATTGTATCTTTCAGAGAAGAGAAAATTTTTTGTTACCCCTGATAAAGAAAAATATCAGCTTGATTCCATTGATGGTTTGTATAATTATAAAGACCAGTTAATAAAAATTGCTGCTCGATATATAAAGGTGAATGAAGAAAGCAACTAA
- a CDS encoding PhzF family isomerase, translating to MKTYRLYQVDSFTRERFHGNPAGVVPNADGLTDEQMQHIAREMNNSETAFILQANEAEADVEVRFFTPTTEVPLCGHATIAAHYVRAIEGSVVSGRGMQKTKAGILPVDIMQEGEDFSIVMTQGKPEVSEPFPEPLVKRIAEALGIAQDSLRKDCPVAIASAGHSKIMVGINSESLLHSLKPDMDKLTEISAEVDCNGYYVFTLHPDAEVLVHGRMFAPAIGIQEDPVTGNANGPLGAYLVHFGICRQLEKDNELKFTIRQGEAIKRDGGMQVQVKIKDHQPVQVKITGQAVVAFRTEIEL from the coding sequence ATGAAAACATACAGATTGTACCAGGTGGATTCATTTACACGGGAGCGCTTCCACGGAAATCCGGCAGGGGTAGTGCCTAATGCCGATGGCTTGACCGATGAGCAGATGCAGCACATTGCCCGGGAAATGAACAACTCCGAAACGGCCTTTATCCTGCAGGCAAACGAAGCTGAGGCCGATGTAGAGGTGCGCTTCTTCACGCCTACCACAGAAGTCCCGCTGTGCGGTCATGCCACTATAGCAGCCCATTATGTGCGGGCCATTGAGGGCAGTGTTGTGTCTGGACGGGGCATGCAAAAGACAAAAGCGGGGATACTGCCAGTAGATATCATGCAGGAGGGGGAGGATTTTTCCATCGTTATGACTCAGGGCAAGCCGGAGGTGTCTGAACCCTTTCCAGAGCCATTGGTAAAGCGCATAGCGGAAGCACTGGGCATAGCGCAGGACTCTCTGCGCAAAGATTGTCCGGTGGCTATTGCCTCGGCAGGCCATTCCAAAATCATGGTAGGGATAAATTCTGAATCACTTCTGCACAGCTTAAAGCCTGACATGGATAAGCTGACAGAAATTAGCGCCGAAGTTGACTGCAACGGCTATTATGTGTTTACTCTGCATCCAGATGCGGAGGTGCTGGTTCACGGCCGAATGTTTGCGCCTGCCATTGGCATTCAGGAGGACCCGGTCACCGGAAATGCCAATGGGCCATTGGGAGCTTATCTGGTGCATTTTGGTATCTGCCGTCAGCTGGAAAAGGATAATGAACTGAAATTTACCATCCGGCAGGGCGAGGCCATAAAGAGGGACGGCGGTATGCAGGTACAAGTGAAAATCAAAGACCATCAGCCGGTGCAGGTAAAAATAACCGGTCAGGCGGTAGTGGCGTTCCGAACAGAAATTGAGCTGTGA